One segment of Leuconostoc lactis DNA contains the following:
- a CDS encoding LCP family protein, which yields MDPQSDSRTHRYQAPKHKLRNLIFIGIAIMTFVIGCFAWLTIHNTKGVIDKSYAGAGLTKSRDVSEVIKSGRPISVLLYGTDTGELGRTYRGRTDSMMLLIINPKTEQTTMISLPRDAMVSIAGYENTFPQKLNAAYAFGSTATSIKTVESFLNIPIDFYALVNMGGLATMVDQVGGISVKSPLDFTYSQETAHNYGPNLYRFHKNSNKYEHSDDNGATWSASKTVMNGDAALAFSRMRYGDPTGDYGRQQRQRLVLEGLIKKSANVSSLLNDKFMATISKNVRTDLTFGDMTTMASKYIKAKNHITTEHMQGVTTNYPDAAGNDVSYEVIPQKEKQRVTDLARKALGLKAEKTGRPYGGKIPSSLANIAASLRPVDDNSSDETDTTTAQ from the coding sequence ATGGATCCCCAATCAGATTCACGTACGCACCGATATCAAGCGCCAAAGCACAAGCTACGCAATCTGATTTTTATTGGTATTGCTATTATGACGTTTGTGATCGGCTGCTTTGCTTGGTTAACCATTCACAACACAAAAGGTGTCATCGACAAATCATATGCCGGTGCTGGCCTCACCAAATCACGTGATGTATCCGAAGTGATTAAAAGTGGTCGCCCAATTTCTGTTTTATTGTATGGTACGGATACTGGTGAATTAGGTCGCACCTATCGTGGGCGTACTGACTCCATGATGCTGTTGATCATCAACCCTAAAACTGAACAAACAACTATGATTTCGCTCCCTCGCGACGCCATGGTCTCAATTGCCGGTTATGAAAATACTTTCCCACAAAAATTGAACGCAGCTTACGCCTTTGGTTCCACAGCTACGTCAATTAAGACGGTGGAATCATTTTTGAACATCCCCATCGACTTCTATGCCCTCGTCAATATGGGTGGTCTAGCAACTATGGTTGATCAAGTTGGTGGTATTTCCGTAAAGTCACCACTTGATTTTACCTATAGTCAAGAAACTGCCCACAATTACGGGCCTAATCTCTACCGTTTCCATAAGAACAGTAACAAATATGAGCATTCTGACGATAACGGTGCGACTTGGTCCGCTTCCAAAACGGTTATGAATGGCGATGCTGCTCTGGCCTTTTCACGCATGCGTTACGGTGATCCGACTGGTGATTATGGTCGTCAGCAACGGCAACGCTTAGTTTTAGAAGGCCTCATCAAAAAGTCGGCCAATGTGTCCAGCTTACTCAATGACAAGTTCATGGCCACTATTTCTAAAAATGTGCGAACTGACCTGACGTTTGGTGATATGACAACAATGGCTAGCAAATATATTAAAGCTAAAAATCATATTACCACCGAACACATGCAAGGTGTGACCACCAATTATCCCGATGCTGCCGGTAACGATGTCTCTTATGAAGTGATACCACAAAAGGAAAAGCAACGGGTCACGGATCTCGCCAGAAAAGCCCTTGGTCTTAAAGCCGAGAAAACTGGCCGCCCTTACGGCGGTAAAATTCCATCAAGTCTCGCCAACATCGCAGCATCATTACGTCCAGTAGACGATAATAGTAGCGACGAGACCGATACAACCACAGCACAATAA
- the trpS gene encoding tryptophan--tRNA ligase, whose protein sequence is MSKEIYLTGDRPTGKLHIGHYIGSLKNRVAMQNSGEYEPFVMIADTQAFTDNARNPEKIRQSLTEVALDYLAVGIDPTKTTIFVQSQIKGLFELTEYFMNLVSVARLQRNPTVKAEISQKGFGEGIPAGFLTYPVSQAADIAIFRATKVPVGDDQEPMLEQARELVRSFNNAYQSDVLVEPVGVFPPKGQGRLPGIDGNAKMSKSLGNGIYISDDADTLAKKVKAMYTDPLHINIDDPGHVEGNVVFTYLDIFDPDKERVAELKAHYTAGGLGDMKLKKHLIDVMEAEMAPIRERRARFAQDIPAVLEMLKTGSERANVVAEATMKDVRHAMGVDYFG, encoded by the coding sequence ATGTCTAAAGAAATTTATTTAACAGGTGATCGACCAACTGGTAAGTTGCATATCGGTCATTATATTGGGTCATTAAAAAATCGTGTGGCAATGCAAAATTCAGGCGAATATGAACCATTTGTGATGATTGCTGATACGCAAGCCTTTACAGATAATGCGCGTAATCCAGAAAAAATTCGACAATCACTAACAGAAGTTGCTTTGGATTATTTGGCAGTTGGGATTGATCCAACGAAAACAACGATTTTTGTACAATCACAAATCAAAGGGCTATTTGAACTCACAGAATACTTTATGAACTTGGTGTCGGTAGCACGTCTACAACGTAATCCGACCGTGAAAGCAGAAATTTCACAAAAAGGCTTTGGTGAAGGAATCCCCGCTGGGTTCTTAACTTATCCGGTGTCACAAGCTGCTGATATTGCCATTTTCCGCGCCACGAAAGTGCCGGTTGGGGATGATCAGGAACCAATGTTAGAACAAGCCCGTGAACTGGTACGGTCATTTAACAATGCCTACCAATCTGATGTCCTTGTTGAACCAGTCGGTGTCTTTCCACCGAAGGGACAAGGGCGTTTACCTGGTATTGATGGTAATGCTAAGATGTCTAAATCATTGGGCAACGGGATTTATATTTCTGATGATGCCGATACATTGGCCAAAAAAGTGAAGGCGATGTATACTGATCCGTTGCACATCAATATTGACGATCCGGGACATGTTGAGGGTAACGTTGTCTTCACATACCTTGATATTTTCGATCCCGACAAAGAACGCGTGGCTGAATTAAAGGCACACTATACGGCCGGTGGTCTAGGCGACATGAAGCTTAAGAAGCATTTAATTGACGTGATGGAAGCCGAAATGGCACCAATTCGTGAACGACGTGCACGATTTGCTCAGGACATTCCGGCGGTTCTGGAGATGTTAAAAACAGGGTCAGAACGTGCTAATGTGGTGGCGGAAGCGACGATGAAAGATGTCCGTCATGCGATGGGCGTTGATTACTTTGGATAA
- a CDS encoding DUF1810 family protein has protein sequence MPYADSYVAKIRERVGHDFELVMPTTDVVIENPQGELLMIYNRDFDGWAFPGGYVEPELSWQENAAREATEEAGITADPKKLQLIGTVSGKQFVAHYPNGDRAKLYTTVFHLTDWTAEQTGIDETEIDAKKWVSPQTIDHMHLTFAGRAVYRLFRKYQASGAVQNITLDSALQRFVDAQNGEIVGVNTYTDALAELSQGEKQTHWMWYVLPQLRALGKSERAIYYGLADAKEAQAYLADPVLRTRLEAIVATTLALAGNDPVAVFGAVDTPKFQASLTLFNQVAPETPLYQQALDKYFNGVQHAETLALLAQ, from the coding sequence ATGCCATACGCAGATTCTTATGTTGCAAAAATTCGTGAACGAGTGGGGCACGATTTTGAATTAGTGATGCCTACAACCGATGTGGTGATTGAAAACCCACAAGGTGAATTGCTGATGATTTATAATCGGGATTTTGACGGTTGGGCGTTTCCTGGAGGTTACGTTGAACCAGAATTGTCTTGGCAAGAGAATGCCGCACGAGAAGCGACCGAAGAAGCGGGCATTACGGCTGACCCGAAAAAGCTACAATTGATTGGGACAGTGTCCGGCAAACAATTTGTGGCGCATTATCCAAATGGCGACCGTGCAAAACTTTATACGACGGTTTTTCATTTAACGGATTGGACGGCTGAACAAACAGGTATTGACGAGACGGAAATCGATGCCAAAAAGTGGGTCTCCCCCCAAACAATTGACCATATGCACCTCACGTTTGCAGGGCGGGCCGTATATCGTTTATTTAGAAAGTACCAAGCATCTGGCGCTGTCCAAAATATCACGCTTGATTCAGCCTTACAGCGCTTTGTGGATGCGCAAAACGGCGAAATTGTCGGGGTTAATACGTATACAGATGCGTTAGCAGAATTAAGTCAGGGTGAAAAGCAGACGCATTGGATGTGGTACGTCTTACCACAATTACGTGCTTTGGGTAAAAGTGAACGGGCCATTTATTATGGGCTAGCTGATGCCAAAGAGGCACAAGCTTACTTGGCAGATCCAGTACTTCGGACGCGTTTAGAGGCGATTGTCGCCACGACGCTGGCATTGGCAGGTAACGATCCAGTGGCTGTGTTTGGCGCAGTAGATACACCAAAGTTCCAAGCCAGTTTGACGCTATTTAACCAAGTTGCGCCGGAGACGCCCCTTTACCAACAAGCACTTGATAAATATTTTAATGGTGTGCAACACGCTGAAACATTGGCCTTGTTAGCACAATAA
- a CDS encoding ketopantoate reductase family protein: MKYAVVGAGAMGLRYGILLQENAGVPVDFVEPTQASLDKIRAQGDKVWKSRDHKDRHDIKINIFSPEEYDGEPDVWIFFMKQMQLQDTLDRLAPKFKPGQTALGAMNGMGHIEKLQQYFDDEHIIGGTAMIATVLNDFGDVDFMGAEGAGSSVYANLTEKPSATMDALLADFKAAHLNPSYTENFMGTLLTKVFFNAVENSIATMFQSRMGQLMAYDNFLEGIARPLINEAYDAAEAAGIELIESRDDMVAQVDYVSNVANPLHFPSMYQDFVKGRPTEVDYINGWIADLADQHGTQAPNHRLVTNFVHLAESMREFTPPVNKLAPDYTGA, encoded by the coding sequence ATGAAATATGCAGTAGTTGGCGCAGGCGCAATGGGATTGCGATACGGTATTCTCCTTCAGGAAAATGCAGGTGTCCCAGTAGACTTTGTTGAACCTACCCAGGCGAGTTTAGATAAGATTCGTGCGCAAGGCGACAAAGTTTGGAAATCACGTGACCACAAAGATCGTCATGACATTAAAATTAACATTTTCTCACCCGAGGAATATGATGGCGAGCCTGATGTCTGGATTTTCTTTATGAAGCAAATGCAGCTACAAGATACCCTCGATCGTCTGGCACCAAAATTCAAACCTGGTCAAACAGCCTTAGGTGCTATGAATGGCATGGGCCATATTGAAAAACTACAGCAATATTTCGATGATGAACACATTATTGGCGGCACAGCCATGATCGCCACTGTCTTAAATGATTTTGGCGACGTCGACTTTATGGGCGCTGAAGGCGCTGGTTCTTCTGTCTATGCCAATTTGACAGAGAAACCTTCCGCAACCATGGATGCGCTCCTAGCTGACTTTAAAGCTGCGCATTTAAACCCAAGTTACACTGAAAATTTCATGGGTACACTGCTGACTAAAGTCTTCTTCAATGCCGTTGAGAACTCAATTGCAACGATGTTTCAATCACGGATGGGCCAATTAATGGCTTATGATAATTTCCTGGAAGGCATTGCCCGGCCACTCATCAACGAAGCGTACGATGCCGCTGAAGCTGCTGGTATTGAACTCATCGAAAGTCGCGATGATATGGTGGCGCAAGTTGACTATGTCTCAAACGTGGCCAATCCCCTCCATTTTCCTTCTATGTACCAAGACTTTGTGAAGGGACGGCCAACCGAAGTTGATTATATCAACGGCTGGATTGCAGACCTTGCGGATCAACACGGTACCCAAGCTCCAAATCATCGTTTGGTCACCAATTTCGTCCACTTGGCTGAATCAATGCGTGAGTTCACGCCACCTGTTAATAAGTTAGCCCCAGATTATACTGGCGCTTAA